AAGTACCAAAAAGATTGACTTTCTCTCCACCCAAGAACTAGGCAGCACCCTCTGAATTTACCAGGCTGGCGGCTCAGTCAAACAAAGGGAGGTGCTTTTCAAGCAGTACTTGATGAAATCGTGGAACTCGCTGCCACAGGTTGCTGTGGCTGTCCAAAGCACACACAAATCCAAGAGGCAAATAGAGGGCTTTCAGAGTCTTCATTTGTGGCCGTTTAACAAGACAGCCTTTCTGAAGTCTCTGGCACATGAAGTCCCTATGTCAGTGCTTCCTGGAGGCTGTGAGACCGTGccatgctgctgtttcttgtcACCTCCCTGTACCTGTCCCTGAGACACAGTCCCATTGGGCTGTGTCTGGGGCATTTGCCTTCtttgccagccccagcaggcagTTCAGCAGTGAGAGTCTGCACTGGCACTCTGTAGCTGAGTTTCCACTCTGCAATCTAGGCCTGTCTGTCACCCACTCCACTCCACCTCACACAttctccaggaaagcagcaggatgcCCCAGAAGATTCCACACCAGGGCAAGAACAGCTGAAAGTCTAGCTTTTCCCAAAAGCCCCTACctaaaacagcagcaacatgTTATTTACAAGGTGCAAACAACTCCCTCTCTCAGCACTTGCTTTGGGCAGGACCTGAGCTACAGGAAGGCGCGTGATGCATCGGGGCTGCAgcgcagggctggcagctgatGCCACGGGCATCCCTGAGTGTCACCCGGACccccccacagctgcagaagcTCTCTGCACCTCACAGGGCACCAAACAGAAAtggggaagagaaagcagaagagacagGGCAGAGCAAAGGCGACTGCACAAGGAGATGCATCGCGGCAGATTTTTCATGCTTATCCCAGGGTGAATGTGGTCCTTATCCCAGTGTGAATGAAGCAGTGAGTAGATGATAACCCAGACATCAAAAAGACAACCAATATCACCTAACATTTGTGGGGTTATCACCTCTGGGCCTCTACAGGCCTCCTTCTGTCTGTGTCTAAGTTTGGGACACATTGTGAGTATTGACAAAACATCTCAGGCCCATATGAAGCAGTGAGAAGGAAACAGTTGACTTGCAAAAGTGCAAGATTCCTagaggattttatttctttttccttctcttctgccaTGAGCCCCTCAGGACTAATGACAGGCTGAGTGACTCTATAGCACAACTCAGTGCATTTCTCAGAAAGAAGAACTCCCTGTAGCTGCTCCTGGGACTCACATGCGGAAGGTCACAGGCAGACCCTGactcctgccactgctgccagcagtggggCCAGAGACAAATCTTACTCAGTGCCACTGGGCCCCGAGGCACCCAAATCTCTACACTCCAAACTGCTGCCATCCTGCTTCTGGCTTCAGCCAGCAAATCATCTTGTCCCACagctttctctcttccctcaagATTTCCTTTGCAgctccacagagcagcaggcaaAGCGAGGAAACAGCACggacctgctgcagctggagcactgcTGCAGACCAAGGCCAAGAAAAGGCTGCTCTCAAATCTTtatcctctctctgctctggagtGGTTTCACTGGTGCCCCTCGGCCCTCTGGGCTGTTGGGGCTCAGAGGCACTAGCAAGATGCTCTCCTCACCTACCTTAACGCTAAGAGGGAGACAGAGTGNNNNNNNNNNNNNNNNNNNNNNNNNNNNNNNNNNNNNNNNNNNNNNNNNNNNNNNNNNNNNNNNNNNNNNNNNNNNNNNNNNNNNNNNNNNNNNNNNNNNGCACTCCTCCTAGACCTGTGCAAAAGCAGCCCCCAGCTCGTCTCCACTAACACTGTCCAAGTATGTAGGGTGTCTTCATTGTTCCTTTCCTTTAGCTCCTTTCCCAAGCCTGTAGCAGGAAAGTTAATTCAGTGTGTCTTGGCACTACATCCTGGCTgtgtgggacaggctgctgcctcttaccctgaaatatttaattcaggTCCACGCTTCAGGACAAGTTCTTTCAGTCCAGATGTATTTGTCTGGCAGGTGCCTATTGATGCTGTTCATCAGATGAGGACAGAGTTTTCTGCTGGTGTAACTTCTGCTGTCTCCTACTCCCACTTGGGTTAAGTGAAGGGAATCCAGCCACTGAAAGCGTGGCAATTATTCTCTAGACAAAAAAATGGGTTtggatggggaagagaagtATCAGGCTGGGCTGGTTTAAACcaagtttttttaaaggatactTCTGTAAACTCCATCTTGTCTTGCACAGGCACAACTCTGGTTACTCGTTTCCATCGGCATCCCTAGTCCTCTTGGTAAAGACGGTGCTCACCCTTCTTGGGGGGggtcttttttctctttggaaaaggagggaaatggCTAGGGACAgatctcttccttctcctcccagcagctgctttttccctttgtccAGAAAATGGTGCCTGATAATGTGGCTGTCAAGGGACTGAACCTGCTCTAATGAGAGCGGTCCAGCACATTAAATTTCAGAAGTCTACCTGCTAGGTAGACAATTGGTCTGGATCCTGGAAGAGTTGATCAGAGCCCTGCACTTCTCCAGACACAGGTTCTGAGACAGATGGAACAAAACCTGGATCTCCTCCAGCCATAGTTTTGGCAAAATCGTAACTGCCCTCAGAACTTGAGGCAACTGTGTAGAAAAAGGGGCATTGTAAATATCTGGTTGCATACTTCGAAAGCAAAGATACTGTTTTGCATCAATAAATGGGATGAATTTAATGACTGAAATGTGGAGAGAAACACCATAGGAACTATCCTGTCCCCACCCAAAGCTCTTCAAAATATATGAAAATCTTTCAACCAGCATGAGGTTGCGCAACCATTCCAGAGAGTGGCccacaggaaaacagggaaattgTGCAAGCAAGTGCTGACCTGACAGGAAGGATCACTTTCATCTTTTACATTGCTGAGTGCTCACTTCTGCGTCCCTTCCTCAAACAAGGACATTTTAATCCAGCTTTCATGTTGTTTGTTCTCTTCACAgatttttgattattttgtcCCGAGACTTGGTGATACGCACAAGAAAGTGAAGCAGAAGGCGCTGGACGTGCTGGCTGAAATCATAAGCATCCTGAAAGATGGCTTAAACCCGGTGATCATCTGTCTGGTTGAAGGAATAACAAACAACCTAAACTCAAAGGACCCCGGGGTTTATGCCGCAGCTGTGAAAGCGCTGGAAGAATCCATGGCTCACTTAGGTAAGGCTGAGCCCTGGCATGGACTCTCCTCAAGTGTGTCTCTGCCTCTGCGAGTCAAGAGAACGCTGAGGGCCTTGACAGCTGTTGTTGTCTGTGGAAACCTCCAGCTGACATCCACCAGAAGCTGTGCAGGTGCAGTCCTTACGCACCAGTCCCCCACCAGGCTTGAATGTGCATCAGCATTTCCCAAAAGTCCCAGGAGcccttggctctgtgctgcttgtCTGAAGAGGAAGTGCTGGACTACAGCTTTGCTGGAATTCAGGGCCAAAGGGATTTTTGGAGTTTGCCTGGGCCCCAGTTGACTTCCCAAATGAATAGCTTTGCTGTTGGCATGAAGGGACACTGGCGCATCAGaacctctgcagagcagcctcctgGAAGGCTCCACATCATAGGCATTAGCTTCATTAGGACAGCAGGATCAGTTCTTTACTGCATGCTTGCATGAAGATCATTTGGGACCTCCTTTTTGTATCTCATGCAGGAAAGGAGCTCTTAATAATACCCTGCTACTGAAACCCACACTGGGGTGTAGCTCTGTAGTGGTTCCCAATGAAGCAGATTGCCTGCTTTGTCACTGCCAGCCCTGTGACCCTGTGAGGGACCAAACTTCATCCCACACATGTTCTGTCTCCAGGAAAAGCTTGCCTTGGCTTATTAGAGTGGTAGGACTGGAGGCTTGCAGGCCAATGCAGGCAACAGCAAATTCAAACAAGACCCCCCAAAACCGCAACAGATAGGcacaaggaaaaccaaaatacatACGCCGGTCAAGTATTGGGAAATCAGTTCATTTTCCAGTCTCTCTGCCAAGATCTGATTTCACAGATGTTACAGAAACCCACAGGCTACTGAGGCACTGAGCAGTAATAGCTCTTGTATGAGTAACTTGGAGTCTTGTCCCTAGATCCACACAGGTAACCTGACAATTTAAAAACAGCGTATCCTTCAGGTGGGAACGGAGGTGTGAATTTTGGAGCCTTCTCACCCTTTTCCATAGGGGAGGGAGAAGATCGCTTCTGCAAAGCTCTGGGATGCAAAACCTTTTCACTGCTTACGTGTGATTGAAGTCTAGAGGTCCCTGATGTGAAATGTTTAACATAGCTCCTGGTACAGCAGACAACTTTGGatttaaaatgtgaaaggagagcttttcttttggaatttaAAATCCTCCCAAGTAggctggaaggaaagaagaaaaggattcAAAAATCGGCaggaatttcctttcttttgcaaaatGTAGTTGCCCCTGccctttcccaccccactgTCCTTTCTCTTATGACCTCAGAAGAGAGAGCAGAAACGTGTGTTTCCCTTGTAGATAAAGTATCCCTGATGAAAGAGTTCAGCCACCGCAGGAGTGAACTGAAGGGCCAAGCTCTGCTGGATGTCACGGAGCATCTCTCAGGTATGGCCTCCCCTTCTAAGGCAAGAGGTCTTCCGAGGCAGAATTTACAGGGAATGCCAGTGAATAGACACCAGAGTGGCTCCTCCAAATCAGGAGGTGCTGAGCTTGTCCCTCCTGCCCAATACCCATGGAAGGTGTATTGGGCAGgttttccctggctgctgcagaggtgtGCAGCATCTGAGATGGGGGCGGCACTCGGCCTCAGGGCTGAGCTCTCACTGGGGCATCTCAGAAGCTGCCTCCAGGAAAGGGAGGGGCTAAAAGTTCCCAAGCTGGCTCCTCTCTTGGAagctcagggacagctctgaTCCTTTAGGGAAAATGGTGGCAAATGCTGTTTCAGGGGATCGGTTTGTTTTGTCCTCACAGAAttcttgctttgctcttggAAAGTTTTGAGGCAGAagcctgcagtgcctgggggTCACAGCTTAGGTCCAAACTCAGCACACATGTTAGAGGCACGGATTTTGTGCAAGGCAGCCtttgggggcagaggggcagaagcAGAGTGCTGAggctccctgcctgtgctgtggaaGTGCCATTGGACTGAGCATTTCAGGGTGTGCAGTCAGGGTCTTCCTATGTCAGCGCTGCCCAAAATGCTCCAAATGCAGCTGATAATTGATTGCTCAGAGGAGCTTGCTATGTCAGCAATAGCCAAGGGATGGGAAAATGATAATCTCAATATATACTAGAGAAGACAGTGTATAGCCTTGCTTTATTTATAGCCTTGCTTTAGCTGGGGCTAAATCCACTGCTAATTAAGCCAGGTCACAAAAACGGAGTCATCCTTTTTATTAGAAATCTCTCAATTTACCTCTCTAAAGTGCCTTTCAAACCTTCAGCAGTGGGTTTAGACAACTTCTAAATGGAAATAAACAGCAATTTGACATTTTGGTCATTCATCATGCCGGAAACAGATTGTGGAATGATTTAGTAAAGGTGTGAAGTGTGCCACAGGTACAAGGCTCGGATCTGGAGAAATTAGTCCTGAGGGCTTGGTGGTTCTGTTTTGGGGATGTTCAGCTGCTTTGCCCATTTCTGGATCATGGGGCTCTCACTGTTATTTCACTGATCTTAGCCAGAGAGACTCCCAAAATCACAACTAGAGGTAGATCCTTGTTTGCATTAAGGCTGGTGGTTAAGAAGTTTGTGTCTCTCTTCCGGCAGCGCTTGTGGCATGGGTTTATCCCAGGAGCCCCGAAGTCGTCCAGCGCTACGCCCTGCCCGTGCTCTGGTCCTTCCTGGGGAACAAGGCGCTGCCTGTCCGAAGCGCCAATGTCCGCACTGTGGTCACCAAGCTTGCCTGCGCCCTCTACAAGGTGATGGGCGCCAAGCTGAGGAAGCATGCTGCCAGCCAGCCTCCGCATGTGCGGGAAAACCTCTCCGACATTTTGGGCTGGTGAAGGCTCGAGGACCTGCAGAGAGATGACAAAGTGCTGAGTTGGACACCTCCGGACGTGACTTCTTAGCTGTGCCAAAAAGGACAGAATGCAAAGGAAGGGTGTGCACCTGCCCCCGCTCTCTCCACCCCCCTTCCTAGTCGTGGCATGGGGTGCCTGAAGCAACTTCCAATTGAGGACAAGGTGAAGGCTGAGCATGGCTCAGCCTCACAAAGAGGTAAGGCGGGAGCTGGGCCGCTCTCTGGCGGGAGGAAGGCTCTTGTGCCAGCCTAGAGAGCCTGGGCACATTGCCAGGGAACAGTTCTGCCCTGCATGTGCCCcctgcactgagctgtgctgctcccagtgccccgtGGAGCTGTAGGgctgctcagctgtggggccgggagaggagcaggagggtgcGTGTGCAGCTGAGCCATTCCTGGAAAGCACAGGCCTCTGGgctccctgctgtcccagggcagcccagaggccaggctgttcctgtgctggctctgtgcaagTGGGTCAGGGTGTCCCCCTGGCCTGCCTCAagtggctgctggcaggagcagtgTTTCCCTGTGCAGCTCTTTAGAAGTTTCCAGGTGGTCTGTCCCATTAAATACGTAGCTTCAGATGCTTTAGGTTTGCATTGCGGCCTCTGTTATATTTTGTGTCTCCACTTTGCAGGCGTGACTGGCTACAGTCTTATCAAGAAGTTTTCCTTGGACATTTCCTATGTTCCCTAACCGACAAAGCCCTTGCCTCCTGTCCAGAAGAGCTCTCTTTCCTCGAGCTCAGGAAGAGGGTTCTGCCTGTCTGAAGAATGTTTGAAGATTTGGATTTATACATTAGGCTTTGTAGTTACAGATGTACATATGTTCTGACATGTAGATGTAGGTTTGAATAAATGTGTTatcattttatcttttaaattttgaaaatagattttcaacagtatatattttattttgattgtttttgtttgttttaaataaaataatttttaagaaaaacaagccGAGAATGTGAGACCTGCTAGCCTAGAGGTTGTCAGAGTGCAGCTGACTCAACGTGCCACTGTCTCACGGTATTCTTTCCTCACAGcgcctctcctcttcctcttttgccatgttttcttcatgtcatttgtgctgctgtttgttatTTAGCATTACAATGGGGCCACCTATTACCATGTTTGGGGGACAATGGACCCAGAAGATCCTGTGTAGTCTCCAGTTTTCTGCCTCGATCTATTCTGTGCTCACAAAAGGCCTGAGCAAAGCAACAAAGAGAATGTGCCCAAATCCCAAAGCTTTGCTCCTTTGCAATGTCAGACAGATCTGGCTCAGAGGTGTCTTCAATCACAATTCCATAGGTAAGAAGAGGACGTGTATTTCACTGGGAAAAGAGgcactgctttggaaaaggcaTCTGTATGTATATTTACCCAGGACAGCAGTCCAACGGCGTTGTTTGCAACTTGTTTGCAGAAGGATGAGCGGACTGTGAGGTTATTGAACAGGTGACAAGGGTTCCTCAAATCTGTACCCTAGCCTGGGTGCCATTCAGCCCAGAGTTATGGGGTAATGGCGTAGTACATCCCACACACATTCTGCCTCCAAGAAAAGCTTGGCTTGGCTTAATCGAGTGAAATAAATAGAAGAGCAGTGAAATGGACATTTAAACTCGTCACTTTAGCGTGATTCTCCTGCTTTCCAATGTCAGCCCTGTACCTCATGCTCCCAAGGCTTGTTACGAACGAGTGTTTGAGATTGCTTAAAAATTCACTGTCAAGGTTATCAGTAAAACCAGATTGAATATGTCCTAGGTTACAGTGTAAGATGCAACCAAGAGTATGTATTCTATTGTCAccttcacaagctgttaaaaCAGATGGGGCTGTGTTTGTTATCTCCTACCATGACTCATCCTGGATAAATCCCTCTGGGGGCTATCTCTGTTTAATGGACAATCAATGACCCACCCCATGACTCACAGAATTACATCAGCCCATTgggagatgctccacccagggggaggagccaagcgttcccacctggatataatcAGGTAGGATTGAAGCACAAGCAGCTCTTccctactggattcccagaggataAGGGCTACTACTGGACCTTCAGctgaagaccagacccttctacaggatcactgcttcaataGGACCACTTCATCTGggctgctaccaccaccctgactaacagggtgtcaggttgtatcctgactctgtcagtgttcttgtactattgcaattattttagttttcctattaaattacAGTTCTGTCTTGTGATCTctcactggtttgttttcaaactagtacagaaTATTAAGTAACAGCTCAACAAAATTTGTTGGCAACATTCACACTAATACTTACTAGTCCTTTAAGgcacaacaaggaaaaaaagcaacaaacaaaatgcAGTCAATCAAACCAGACATGAACTGagaactctgtgtgtgtgtgtgtgtttagacGGGTTTgacaaagggagagaaaggacaAGGATGAAAAGGAATGTGGCCTAAAAGCTTAACAGCACTCAAGCTTAACAGTAGTTAAACTGGAGCCGTGAGGAGTGGGGGTATTGGCCCAGGATCCATTGTTGATCGACGATCCTGTGAGTACAGGAAACTTGAGCTCGCTGGCTCTGAGAGGCCCCACTGGAGGTTGCCAGTGGCAGCCGCTGTGGTCCAGGAGAGCTTCCAGGGCTTCCTTTTGGACCGCTGTTTATGGGCCACAAGACAGTGGGCTTCAGTCATAAAATGCTTCATCATGGCCGCACTTTGGGTCAGCACCCTGTCTTTGGAAGTGCGAGAAGAAGGATGTTATGGCCTTCAGGCAAGAAAAGTAGTTTCCAAGACTGTTCATAGAAAACCCCAGGAGCTGGTTAGACAGCACAAGTTCCTGGGAGCACTCAGTGTTTTGGGCAAGCTCAAGAGGAGCTGAGTCCAGGGGCTGTTCATCAAGGCTGGGGCCTAACAAGCATTTCTGAGATCACAGTGTGGCCTGACAAGGCCAGGGAAGATTCACCACCACAGTGTGAAGCATGAAGTTTTGATGTGGAGTAAAAAGCCGCTGCATGAAGTTTTGATGTGGAGTAAAAAGCCATGGCCCAGTGGAAGCCCGGGGCAGTTTCCTCAGGCCTGCGGGAGAATCCCACTGCAGATCCTTGTGCCACTGATTCCATCTCTCCCCACTTTTCTCAGTTCTTGGTGGCAAGGTCACTTAGGTTAGACACACAGCTCCCAAGAAGTGCTCCTGTATTTCTCTATACAATGAATTAAAGTGAGATTACACATCccaaatctgtgttttctttctggcaATCTGACTGATTGCAGGAATTTCTGGAACATCAAACTTGCTTCCTCAAATATTTCCTATGCATGGTAATGAGCACAGAGGGAAGATTTAATGTTAAAAGCTTTGCCCAGGCAATGCTCTTTTGACAAGTTCCCTCCTTAGCTGTCCTTGGGAAGATCTGAAAGGTTCaattgatgccatgaagatttttgccttttcttttatacccctgttatacttttttacaacttctgtattcctagtgctttttgcctacattcttggacttgtttgtcaagc
The window above is part of the Corvus moneduloides isolate bCorMon1 chromosome 3, bCorMon1.pri, whole genome shotgun sequence genome. Proteins encoded here:
- the LOC116441869 gene encoding TOG array regulator of axonemal microtubules protein 2-like, whose amino-acid sequence is MAHLDKVSLMKEFSHRRSELKGQALLDVTEHLSALVAWVYPRSPEVVQRYALPVLWSFLGNKALPVRSANVRTVVTKLACALYKVMGAKLRKHAASQPPHVRENLSDILGW